The Bacteroidota bacterium genome window below encodes:
- a CDS encoding PAS domain S-box protein, translating into MIGKPRLFSRKLMVFFAVVLSMLIIVAVTIYYQHEAKTLRSEKEQDLVDVTNLKTNQLISWKNERISDARVIASRRFLKERIMQWINDRDNPELLEPIIEDLKLPKDEYNYEAIFLASPEGELFHGTGSNLDSFGEVTQKMITGVAEQGVIMSTDFYFCREGQSIHYDVLAPLTDKSGKVFAVLVMRMQPETFIFPLMQSWPSKSITAETFIIRQDGDSVVFLNDLRHKPGSALNLKASLSDNDLPAVKAVKGQEGFVEGLDYRGEKVLAFIKRVPETPWYMIAKYDVSEIYGPLHKKMPGILIFVILSVSLVIMSVSWIYRNRQANIYKSLWLSQEEFRIILDNIGDGVMATDTKGRIQYLNPIAEDLTGWVQKHARSKNILEVFNIINEETRTRVENPVDRVIQEGVIIGLANHTLLVRKDGTEIPIADSGAPIKDEKGEIIGAVLVFRDQSEDRKIQKEIRQSEEKFAMAFKSSPYAITITRPSDGKIIEVNEEFFNITGYTRKEIIGFTTIDLQLWVNEEDRKYVVNEMLQGRMVSGKEFLFRKKSGEQLTGLYSSGIISIGTEKYILSSINDITSRKKSEIIQEMQYKIAHSLVTARTLNELYEVARHELSALLDTRNVFIAFYKEDTNMLFSPFEYDEKGEDPQSWPVEKSLTGKVITEKRSILLSKEEILALSRKKEINLYGARAEQWLGVPLIIEGRVIGAIVLQSYDNPAAYNQSSVEVLEIIASQLSLYIERKKSEESAIKLSKAVTQSPVSVVITDINGNIEYVNPKFTELTGYGLEEVLGKNPSILKSGKQTQEFYKNLWDTILSGKEWVGEFLNKRKNGDLFWEQASISPIFNDEGVITHFVSLKEDITEKKKMIGDLIEARDKAEAANRLKTAFLNNISHEIRTPLNGIMGFADLISKEDITGDEKSAFLNLLRASSDRLLNTINDYMDISLLTSGSMVVNKKTFGIQNLIMRLMDQFVSKCNAKNLELIIDLPKESKWMIFSDEELLRKAMAHLVDNAVKFTRKGSVTLGYKISDKNFEIFVKDTGPGIKADMKKMVFEMFIQTDSSTTRGYEGSGLGLSIVKGIAELLGGNVQLESEEGRGTAVNLVLTGIEIRKETGESSVKTSSVQDKKRILIVEDEPSNSLYLETVMARAGIQTISAENGQEAVEICKKHPDIALVFMDLKMPLMDGFRATRMIKDIRPELPVIAITAYAMSGDESRARDAGCDDYLSKPVRKELLFRKLEEYKVLE; encoded by the coding sequence ATGATTGGCAAACCCCGGCTGTTCAGCAGAAAGCTTATGGTTTTTTTTGCTGTGGTTTTGAGCATGCTTATTATTGTTGCTGTTACCATTTACTACCAGCATGAAGCCAAAACTCTACGATCAGAAAAAGAACAGGATTTGGTAGATGTTACAAACCTAAAAACCAATCAGTTAATAAGCTGGAAAAATGAAAGGATATCCGATGCCAGGGTTATTGCTTCCCGGAGATTCCTGAAAGAAAGAATAATGCAATGGATTAACGACAGGGATAATCCTGAATTACTGGAGCCAATTATTGAAGATCTCAAGCTACCTAAGGATGAGTATAATTATGAAGCAATATTTCTGGCTTCACCTGAGGGAGAGCTTTTTCATGGAACGGGAAGCAACCTGGATAGTTTTGGAGAGGTTACCCAAAAGATGATTACCGGTGTTGCGGAGCAGGGGGTAATTATGAGCACTGATTTTTATTTTTGCCGTGAAGGTCAGTCAATACATTACGATGTTCTGGCTCCTTTAACGGACAAATCGGGTAAGGTCTTTGCTGTACTGGTCATGCGTATGCAACCCGAAACCTTTATATTTCCTTTGATGCAATCATGGCCATCTAAAAGTATCACGGCTGAGACATTTATTATCAGGCAGGATGGAGACAGTGTGGTCTTTCTGAATGATCTCAGGCATAAGCCCGGATCGGCATTGAACCTGAAAGCATCCTTATCGGACAACGACCTTCCTGCGGTGAAAGCCGTAAAGGGTCAGGAGGGTTTTGTGGAAGGTTTGGATTACAGGGGTGAAAAAGTGCTTGCCTTTATAAAGAGGGTACCGGAAACTCCCTGGTATATGATAGCAAAGTATGATGTTTCAGAGATTTATGGTCCTCTGCATAAAAAAATGCCGGGTATATTGATATTTGTGATTTTAAGTGTATCACTGGTAATAATGAGTGTTTCCTGGATTTACAGGAACCGGCAGGCCAATATTTACAAAAGCTTATGGCTTAGCCAGGAAGAATTCAGGATCATATTGGATAATATCGGAGATGGAGTAATGGCTACTGACACAAAAGGCCGGATACAATATCTCAATCCCATTGCTGAAGATTTAACCGGATGGGTACAGAAACATGCCAGAAGTAAGAATATTTTAGAAGTGTTTAATATTATAAATGAAGAAACACGCACCAGGGTTGAAAATCCCGTTGACAGGGTTATCCAGGAAGGAGTAATAATAGGGCTGGCAAATCATACATTGCTTGTCCGGAAAGATGGAACAGAGATACCCATTGCCGACAGTGGGGCTCCCATAAAAGATGAGAAGGGGGAGATCATAGGTGCTGTCCTGGTTTTCAGGGACCAATCGGAGGACAGGAAAATACAAAAGGAAATCAGGCAGAGCGAGGAGAAATTTGCCATGGCATTTAAGTCTTCCCCTTATGCCATAACCATAACACGTCCATCCGACGGGAAGATTATTGAAGTTAATGAAGAGTTTTTCAATATTACCGGATATACCCGAAAAGAAATCATTGGTTTTACCACTATAGATCTTCAATTGTGGGTAAATGAAGAAGACAGGAAATACGTTGTAAATGAAATGCTGCAAGGAAGGATGGTTAGTGGTAAAGAATTCCTTTTCAGGAAAAAGTCGGGAGAGCAATTGACCGGATTGTATTCCTCGGGAATTATATCTATTGGAACGGAAAAATACATCCTGTCAAGTATTAATGATATCACTTCGCGCAAGAAATCAGAGATAATCCAGGAAATGCAGTATAAAATTGCCCATTCCCTGGTAACTGCCAGAACTCTGAATGAGTTATATGAAGTCGCCAGGCATGAACTGAGTGCTCTTCTTGATACACGGAATGTATTTATAGCCTTCTATAAAGAGGATACGAATATGTTATTTAGTCCCTTTGAATATGACGAAAAGGGGGAAGATCCTCAGTCATGGCCTGTGGAGAAGTCGTTGACCGGAAAGGTCATTACTGAAAAAAGATCGATATTGTTATCAAAAGAAGAAATCCTGGCGCTTTCCAGGAAGAAGGAGATCAATTTATATGGAGCAAGGGCGGAACAATGGCTCGGGGTTCCCCTGATTATAGAAGGAAGGGTGATCGGGGCTATAGTTCTTCAAAGTTATGATAATCCGGCGGCTTACAATCAATCGAGTGTGGAGGTTCTGGAAATTATAGCCTCTCAGTTAAGCTTATATATTGAGCGTAAGAAATCAGAAGAATCGGCGATAAAACTATCCAAGGCTGTGACACAGAGTCCGGTAAGTGTTGTGATCACAGATATCAATGGAAATATTGAATATGTTAATCCAAAGTTTACCGAATTAACCGGATATGGCCTGGAAGAAGTTTTGGGTAAGAATCCTAGTATTCTCAAATCAGGCAAGCAAACACAAGAATTCTATAAAAACCTGTGGGATACGATATTATCCGGAAAGGAATGGGTTGGAGAATTCCTGAATAAAAGGAAGAATGGAGATCTTTTCTGGGAACAGGCATCCATCAGCCCGATATTTAACGATGAAGGAGTGATAACTCATTTTGTTTCTTTGAAAGAAGATATAACAGAGAAAAAGAAAATGATCGGGGATCTCATCGAAGCCCGTGATAAAGCAGAAGCGGCAAACCGTCTGAAAACCGCTTTTTTGAATAATATCTCTCATGAGATTCGTACTCCGTTGAATGGCATTATGGGTTTTGCTGACCTAATATCCAAGGAAGATATCACAGGGGACGAGAAATCAGCCTTCCTAAATCTTCTTCGTGCAAGCAGCGACCGCCTGCTGAATACCATTAATGATTACATGGACATTTCCCTTCTTACTTCAGGGAGCATGGTGGTGAATAAGAAGACTTTCGGAATACAAAATCTTATTATGCGTTTGATGGATCAGTTTGTTTCCAAATGCAATGCAAAAAACCTGGAGCTCATAATAGATTTACCTAAAGAGTCAAAATGGATGATATTTTCCGATGAGGAATTACTCCGGAAAGCTATGGCACATCTGGTTGATAATGCCGTTAAGTTTACCCGTAAAGGATCTGTTACTCTTGGATATAAAATTTCAGATAAAAACTTTGAAATATTTGTAAAGGATACCGGCCCAGGTATTAAGGCCGATATGAAAAAAATGGTATTTGAAATGTTTATCCAGACCGATTCGAGCACTACGAGAGGATATGAAGGTAGCGGATTGGGGTTGTCAATAGTTAAAGGTATAGCTGAATTATTGGGAGGCAACGTTCAACTGGAATCGGAAGAAGGCAGGGGTACTGCAGTCAATCTTGTTCTTACCGGGATTGAAATCCGGAAAGAAACAGGGGAATCATCTGTCAAAACCAGTTCTGTTCAGGATAAAAAGCGCATTTTAATAGTAGAAGACGAACCATCGAACTCTCTTTATCTCGAAACAGTGATGGCTCGTGCCGGTATTCAGACAATATCAGCCGAAAACGGTCAGGAAGCAGTGGAGATTTGTAAAAAGCATCCGGACATTGCATTAGTTTTTATGGATTTGAAAATGCCACTTATGGACGGTTTCCGGGCAACCCGGATGATAAAGGATATCCGGCCGGAGCTTCCGGTTATTGCTATAACAGCCTATGCCATGAGTGGAGATGAATCACGTGCCAGGGATGCCGGTTGTGATGATTACCTGTCGAAACCGGTTAGGAAAGAATTGCTTTTCAGGAAGCTTGAGGAATACAAAGTGTTGGAGTAG
- a CDS encoding Mrp/NBP35 family ATP-binding protein — translation MSITKEQVLEALGKVLYFPQHDNVVSLNMIRDIHLHGDHIHFTIFFPQRDERNENVVLNACVKAVEELAGKGSHIDARVEYPRNPLDKIGSIIAVASGKGGVGKSTVAANLAVALSKTGARTGILDADIYGPSIPIMFDVEKSRPEVYEENGKQWIVPVQNYGIKILSIGFFVDPGKALIWRGPMASNALKQLFTEADWGELDFLVVDLPPGTGDIHLTLVQEVPVAGVAIVTTPQEVALADARKAFSMFSQKDIQVPILGLIENMSYFTPAELPDNKYFIFGREGGRKLAESSGIPLLGQIPLVQSVCESGDKGRPSALKNDTPEGKAFAELAGNVLKRLEELK, via the coding sequence ATGAGTATCACTAAGGAACAGGTATTGGAAGCTTTGGGAAAGGTACTTTATTTCCCGCAACACGACAACGTAGTATCGTTAAACATGATCCGCGATATACACCTTCACGGGGATCATATTCATTTCACCATTTTCTTTCCGCAACGTGACGAGCGAAATGAAAATGTAGTTCTCAATGCCTGCGTAAAAGCAGTTGAAGAATTAGCAGGTAAAGGATCCCATATAGATGCCCGCGTTGAATATCCCAGGAACCCGCTCGATAAGATCGGAAGTATTATTGCAGTTGCTTCAGGTAAAGGTGGGGTAGGTAAATCCACTGTGGCTGCCAACCTGGCCGTTGCCCTTTCAAAAACGGGTGCCCGTACAGGCATTCTGGATGCCGACATATACGGTCCCTCAATCCCCATCATGTTCGATGTGGAAAAAAGCCGGCCGGAAGTGTATGAAGAAAACGGAAAACAATGGATAGTCCCGGTGCAGAACTACGGCATTAAAATCCTTTCTATCGGGTTTTTTGTAGACCCTGGAAAAGCATTGATCTGGAGAGGTCCAATGGCCTCCAACGCACTGAAACAATTGTTCACCGAGGCCGACTGGGGTGAACTTGACTTCCTGGTAGTTGACCTTCCCCCGGGTACAGGTGATATTCATCTTACTCTGGTGCAGGAAGTGCCGGTTGCAGGTGTCGCCATTGTCACAACGCCACAGGAAGTAGCCCTTGCCGACGCAAGGAAGGCTTTCAGCATGTTCAGCCAAAAAGATATTCAGGTGCCTATACTCGGTCTGATAGAAAATATGTCGTATTTTACTCCGGCTGAATTACCTGATAACAAATACTTTATCTTCGGACGTGAAGGCGGCCGCAAGCTGGCTGAAAGCTCTGGAATTCCTCTTCTCGGACAAATACCATTGGTTCAGAGTGTCTGCGAATCAGGTGACAAAGGCAGACCCTCGGCTCTGAAAAACGATACCCCTGAAGGAAAAGCATTTGCAGAACTTGCCGGGAATGTGCTGAAGAGACTTGAGGAATTAAAGTAA
- a CDS encoding NifU family protein, giving the protein MDQVQNKEIIDKIKNVIDQIRPYIQQDGGDIEFIELTDDMIVNVELKGACGSCPYSTITLKNGVETAIRNAIPEIKAVESVKF; this is encoded by the coding sequence ATGGATCAGGTTCAGAACAAAGAAATTATTGATAAGATTAAAAATGTGATTGATCAAATACGTCCTTATATCCAGCAGGACGGTGGAGATATTGAATTTATTGAACTCACTGATGATATGATCGTTAATGTTGAGCTTAAAGGGGCCTGCGGCTCCTGCCCGTACAGTACGATCACGTTAAAAAATGGTGTGGAAACAGCCATCAGAAATGCTATTCCGGAAATCAAAGCTGTTGAATCGGTGAAATTCTGA
- a CDS encoding NAD+ synthase yields the protein MKIALAQINYHIGNFAGNLDKAIKALENAKQHGADLIVFAELAVSGYPPRDFLEFRDFINRCYDSVQELAGHCRGIAAIVGAPGINPEDKGKDLLNSAYFLEDGEIKDVVHKTLLPNYDVFDEYRYFEPNREFRLIEYKGRKIALTICEDLWNISNDPLYTINPMDELIKGRPDFMVNIAASPFNYDQAPIRRDILLRNVKEYKIPLFYVNHVGAQTELLFDGGSMVINKNAQIVGELEFFQEDLQVFDLDRLNEMPAITAEGKEQEKTALIHDALVMGIRNYFEKLGFSKAILGLSGGIDSAVTLVLAVRALGKDNVRSVLMPSRFSSGHSVDDARKLAENLGSPYDIISIAEPYESFLKTLDPQFHGLPFNLTEENLQARIRGVILMAISNKFGYILLNTSNKSEAAVGYGTLYGDMNGGLSVLGDVYKTDVYELARYMNREEEIIPESTIVKPPSAELRPGQKDSDSLPEYDILDKILYQYIEKRKGPAEIIAMGFPEEVVKRTLKLVNTNEYKRHQTPPILRVSTKAFGMGRRMPIVGKYLL from the coding sequence GTGAAAATAGCATTAGCGCAGATCAATTATCATATTGGAAATTTCGCAGGAAATCTGGATAAGGCCATAAAAGCTTTGGAAAATGCGAAGCAGCATGGAGCTGACCTGATTGTTTTTGCCGAGCTGGCCGTTTCGGGTTATCCTCCCCGCGATTTCCTGGAGTTCAGGGATTTTATTAACCGTTGTTATGATTCGGTGCAGGAATTGGCCGGACATTGCCGGGGCATAGCGGCCATTGTTGGTGCACCCGGCATCAATCCGGAGGACAAAGGCAAAGACCTGCTCAATAGTGCCTATTTCCTGGAAGATGGAGAAATCAAGGATGTGGTACATAAAACTCTTCTTCCCAATTACGATGTTTTTGATGAATACCGCTATTTTGAGCCAAACCGCGAATTCCGGCTTATAGAATATAAGGGCCGGAAGATTGCACTGACCATATGCGAAGATCTCTGGAACATCAGCAATGATCCCCTGTACACGATTAATCCCATGGATGAGCTGATAAAAGGCAGGCCTGATTTCATGGTCAATATTGCTGCTTCTCCTTTCAACTATGATCAGGCTCCCATACGCAGGGATATTTTACTTCGCAATGTAAAGGAATATAAGATTCCATTGTTTTATGTAAATCATGTCGGGGCTCAAACCGAACTGTTGTTTGACGGCGGCTCCATGGTGATAAACAAAAATGCTCAAATCGTAGGTGAACTGGAGTTTTTTCAGGAAGATTTACAGGTTTTTGATCTTGACAGGTTAAATGAGATGCCGGCCATTACGGCAGAAGGTAAGGAACAGGAAAAAACTGCTCTTATCCACGATGCCCTGGTCATGGGCATACGCAACTATTTTGAAAAACTCGGATTTAGCAAGGCCATCCTGGGTCTTTCAGGAGGTATTGATTCTGCAGTGACTCTTGTGCTGGCAGTCAGGGCTCTCGGCAAGGACAATGTGCGTTCGGTATTAATGCCTTCCCGTTTTTCTTCCGGCCATTCCGTTGATGATGCCAGAAAACTGGCTGAGAATCTTGGTAGTCCATATGATATTATCTCCATTGCAGAGCCATACGAAAGCTTTCTTAAAACACTGGATCCGCAGTTTCATGGACTTCCCTTCAATTTGACGGAAGAGAACCTTCAGGCTCGTATCCGGGGTGTGATTCTGATGGCGATATCCAACAAATTCGGGTACATACTATTGAATACTTCCAACAAAAGCGAAGCGGCCGTAGGGTATGGTACTCTTTATGGGGATATGAACGGGGGACTTTCCGTTCTTGGCGATGTTTACAAAACGGATGTTTATGAGCTTGCCAGGTATATGAACCGTGAGGAAGAAATAATTCCTGAAAGCACTATAGTGAAACCACCGTCGGCTGAGTTGAGGCCCGGACAAAAAGATTCCGATTCTCTTCCTGAATACGACATCCTGGATAAAATCCTTTACCAGTATATTGAGAAGCGTAAGGGACCTGCAGAGATCATAGCGATGGGATTTCCTGAAGAAGTGGTTAAACGCACACTAAAACTTGTGAATACCAACGAATACAAGCGTCATCAGACTCCCCCCATTCTGCGTGTATCAACCAAAGCCTTTGGAATGGGCAGAAGGATGCCCATTGTCGGGAAATATCTGTTATAA
- a CDS encoding PorT family protein — MKRLILIMVLGIFVLVSTVVAQQKPFVFGVRFAPNIGWLNPEEKGFKNDGVHIGFSWGVITEFFLMENYAVVTGFDVVYLYPSMKYPTTLNVDNFTWDADLERDYRLRYVEIPLALKMRTNSFGKFRFYGMVGVGTGVLLSARADDRYFYGNTEYTQDDVDIYDRIVLFRESLILGLGLEYSISKSTVLHVAPRFDNGFTNILKGDDKAKANFVELSIGIVF; from the coding sequence ATGAAAAGATTGATTCTCATTATGGTTCTTGGGATTTTTGTATTGGTTTCCACGGTTGTAGCCCAGCAAAAGCCATTTGTATTTGGCGTCAGGTTTGCTCCCAATATAGGTTGGTTGAATCCCGAAGAAAAGGGATTTAAGAACGATGGTGTTCATATTGGTTTTTCCTGGGGAGTGATCACGGAGTTCTTCCTGATGGAAAATTATGCAGTGGTTACAGGTTTTGATGTGGTTTATCTGTATCCTTCCATGAAGTATCCCACTACCCTGAATGTTGATAATTTCACATGGGATGCGGATCTTGAGCGGGATTACCGGCTACGATATGTGGAGATACCTCTTGCCTTGAAGATGCGCACGAATTCGTTCGGAAAGTTTCGTTTTTACGGGATGGTTGGGGTTGGAACCGGGGTATTGCTAAGTGCCCGGGCCGATGACAGGTACTTTTACGGCAATACTGAATATACGCAGGATGACGTGGATATTTACGACCGGATTGTTCTTTTCAGGGAGTCTCTGATCCTGGGATTGGGTTTGGAGTATAGTATAAGTAAGTCGACTGTATTGCATGTAGCCCCTCGTTTTGATAACGGATTTACCAATATATTGAAAGGGGATGACAAGGCAAAGGCGAATTTTGTTGAACTGAGTATTGGAATAGTTTTTTAA
- a CDS encoding PorT family protein, protein MKKLIPVIIAMFLFASGYAQVPMLTLGPKIGFNTNKIKTDLSDVKEDLKAGFEIGAFVRIGKKIYVQPEVMFKTQNSKFNVDTKDAQGNVIDVDYKVKMKTIDIPVMIGAKLIDAKVFNIRIMTGPVISMLANKEIDTDEKYKDTFLNEDDFKNANWYWGFGAGVDVLMFTLDVRYNLGLNDIYDGKINNTDINPELKANLFNVTLGWKIL, encoded by the coding sequence ATGAAAAAACTTATTCCCGTTATCATAGCCATGTTCCTCTTTGCTTCAGGATATGCGCAGGTACCCATGCTGACCCTCGGACCAAAGATCGGATTCAACACCAACAAGATCAAAACCGACCTCTCCGATGTTAAAGAAGACCTCAAGGCAGGTTTTGAAATTGGTGCATTTGTCAGAATTGGTAAGAAAATATATGTCCAGCCGGAAGTTATGTTCAAAACCCAGAACAGTAAATTTAATGTCGATACCAAAGACGCCCAGGGCAACGTCATAGATGTCGACTATAAAGTTAAAATGAAAACCATCGACATCCCCGTAATGATAGGTGCCAAACTGATCGACGCCAAGGTTTTTAACATCCGCATCATGACCGGCCCCGTTATTTCCATGCTCGCCAATAAGGAAATCGATACCGATGAAAAATATAAGGACACTTTCCTGAATGAAGACGATTTCAAAAATGCTAACTGGTACTGGGGATTCGGTGCCGGAGTAGACGTTCTTATGTTTACTCTCGACGTAAGGTATAACCTGGGTCTCAATGATATCTATGATGGAAAGATCAACAATACGGATATCAACCCCGAACTTAAAGCCAACCTCTTCAACGTTACACTGGGCTGGAAAATACTATAA